One genomic window of Quadrisphaera setariae includes the following:
- a CDS encoding M15 family metallopeptidase produces the protein MDVRERPSGAQARSSWPNSRASREDLAARGGRRPAVNGPRALADAPLPVPAQRSTTALATPPDGFAELAALLGVPGQRTAPPSWAGDWSDGMPAAHPSAPVPTPVARAASAAPSTTSAPTPSSAPTPSSAFGTGWPTTDEIAAIEAPLRRRRRAASLPADGTTTALAAATTAFTTTAPVEARAAAPSAPVAPPAPADPAAPLTRRARRAAQGPVDLQPRAAEPARPGSRRALREQAALAQQQPTRSDADVLAQLEALLAEPLTGRSTELLTASGPAPELDLRTDPLFPGVGWTRHHPGTEAPQHPLAAPAPRPAGPLDPVDSVDVAELLPTPAAPEAPAPSAPRTAPWTPPVGITPVVLAPAPVAAAVAGALLAQDDEATTEADAFAPRRGRGAHRLPRRVRVALPHVAVVSALGVATLVAPLVGTHLRAEADTATGTTVDAGASTARAAAAASLASATDLVAERASQALTLSRTSARQAAAEATAERAGAAKAAADQAALDQQEELQRQLAQQEAAAKAAADHQAALESLVGQCSGDRPDVSGTRNGRLTDGQMCDLWTGGHQLRSDAAVAFAELNLAYREHFGKDIVITDSYRSYAAQVQVRRKKPGLAAVPGTSEHGWGLAVDLGDGVQNSDEHYDWLIENAPKYGWDHPGWARRGGGGPYEPWHWEFVAGE, from the coding sequence GTGGACGTGCGCGAGCGGCCCTCCGGCGCTCAGGCGCGCAGCAGCTGGCCCAACAGCCGCGCCTCCCGCGAGGACCTCGCCGCCCGTGGCGGTCGCCGCCCAGCGGTGAACGGCCCGCGGGCCCTGGCGGACGCGCCGCTGCCGGTGCCCGCTCAGCGCTCGACGACTGCGCTGGCCACGCCTCCCGACGGGTTCGCCGAGCTGGCGGCGCTGCTGGGCGTGCCCGGCCAGCGCACGGCCCCGCCGTCGTGGGCGGGGGACTGGTCGGACGGCATGCCCGCCGCCCACCCCTCGGCGCCGGTGCCGACCCCCGTCGCGCGGGCCGCGTCCGCCGCCCCGAGCACCACGAGCGCACCGACCCCCTCGAGCGCACCGACCCCCTCCAGCGCGTTCGGCACCGGCTGGCCGACGACCGACGAGATCGCCGCGATCGAGGCCCCCCTGCGCCGGCGCCGGCGCGCCGCCTCGCTGCCCGCCGACGGCACCACCACCGCTCTCGCTGCCGCCACCACCGCCTTCACGACGACCGCGCCCGTCGAGGCCCGCGCCGCCGCGCCGTCCGCGCCCGTCGCGCCGCCGGCGCCCGCCGACCCGGCCGCGCCCCTCACGCGCCGCGCCCGGCGCGCCGCCCAGGGCCCGGTCGACCTGCAGCCTCGCGCCGCTGAGCCCGCCCGCCCGGGGAGCCGCCGCGCACTGCGGGAGCAGGCCGCCCTCGCCCAGCAGCAGCCCACCCGCTCCGACGCCGACGTCCTGGCCCAGCTCGAGGCGCTCCTGGCGGAGCCCCTGACCGGGCGCTCCACCGAGCTGCTCACCGCCTCCGGCCCGGCGCCCGAGCTCGACCTGCGCACGGACCCGCTGTTCCCCGGCGTCGGCTGGACCCGCCACCACCCGGGCACCGAGGCCCCCCAGCACCCGCTGGCCGCCCCCGCTCCTCGCCCCGCCGGACCGCTCGACCCCGTCGACTCCGTCGACGTCGCAGAGCTGCTCCCGACGCCCGCTGCCCCGGAGGCCCCGGCGCCCTCGGCGCCCCGGACGGCCCCCTGGACCCCGCCGGTCGGGATCACGCCCGTGGTCCTCGCGCCCGCGCCGGTCGCCGCCGCCGTGGCGGGTGCGCTGCTCGCCCAGGACGACGAGGCGACGACGGAGGCCGACGCCTTCGCACCCCGCCGCGGTCGTGGCGCCCACCGCCTTCCCCGCCGCGTCCGGGTCGCCCTGCCCCACGTGGCGGTGGTGAGCGCCCTCGGCGTCGCCACGCTCGTGGCGCCGCTGGTCGGCACCCACCTGCGGGCCGAGGCCGACACCGCCACCGGGACCACCGTCGACGCCGGCGCCAGCACCGCCCGGGCCGCGGCCGCCGCGAGCCTCGCCAGCGCCACCGACCTCGTGGCCGAGCGAGCGTCCCAGGCGCTGACCCTCTCGCGCACCTCCGCCCGCCAGGCCGCGGCGGAGGCCACCGCGGAGCGCGCCGGTGCCGCCAAGGCGGCCGCTGACCAGGCCGCCCTGGACCAGCAGGAGGAGCTGCAGCGCCAGCTCGCCCAGCAGGAGGCGGCCGCCAAGGCCGCCGCCGACCACCAGGCCGCCCTCGAGTCGCTGGTCGGCCAGTGCAGCGGGGACCGCCCGGACGTCAGCGGCACCCGCAACGGCCGCCTCACCGACGGCCAGATGTGCGACCTGTGGACCGGGGGGCACCAGCTGCGCTCGGACGCGGCCGTCGCCTTCGCCGAGCTGAACCTCGCCTACCGCGAGCACTTCGGCAAGGACATCGTCATCACCGACTCCTACCGCTCCTACGCCGCGCAGGTGCAGGTCCGCCGCAAGAAGCCCGGCCTCGCCGCGGTCCCCGGCACCAGCGAGCACGGCTGGGGCCTGGCGGTGGACCTCGGCGACGGCGTGCAGAACAGCGACGAGCACTACGACTGGCTCATCGAGAACGCGCCGAAGTACGGCTGGGACCACCCGGGGTGGGCACGCCGCGGTGGTGGCGGCCCCTACGAGCCCTGGCACTGGGAGTTCGTGGCCGGCGAGTGA
- a CDS encoding flavin monoamine oxidase family protein, which produces MQHSQHTVERDVDVVVVGAGAAGLTAATDLRRAGLSVVVLEARDRVGGRLHTDVVDGAVLEVGGQWVSPDQTALLATLDELGLQTFPRYRDGASVFVDADGTRTRYTGEVLPCDPRTEAEVSRLTALLDVLVAQVDPDRPWEHPDAERLDATSFEAWLADQTDDEQARVQVALFVAGAMLTKPAHAFSVLQALLMAASAGSFSHLVDPDFILDRRVVGGLQQVPLLLAGQLGDDVLLGRPVRTLRWSAGEDGDDDGGRVVAEAEGVVVRARRAVLALAPVLLPRITFDPPLPRRQQQLHQHLSMGFVIKVHAVYETPFWRADGLSGTAFGPHQLCHEAYDNTGHGEARGTLVGFVSDARADEVFALSADERRERVLASLAAYYGEPALHPVVYYESDWGSEEWTRGAYAASFDLGGLGRYGPDLRTPVGPISFACSDLAGLGYQHVDGAIRMGHLVAEQITAELRAPVGALR; this is translated from the coding sequence GTGCAGCACAGCCAGCACACCGTCGAGCGCGACGTCGACGTCGTCGTCGTGGGGGCCGGCGCCGCCGGCCTGACCGCCGCCACCGACCTGCGCCGGGCGGGCCTGAGCGTCGTCGTCCTGGAGGCCCGCGACCGCGTCGGCGGTCGCCTGCACACCGACGTCGTCGACGGCGCGGTGCTGGAGGTGGGAGGCCAGTGGGTGTCCCCGGACCAGACGGCGCTGCTCGCCACCCTCGACGAGCTCGGGCTGCAGACCTTCCCGCGGTACCGGGACGGAGCGAGCGTCTTCGTCGACGCCGACGGCACGCGCACCCGCTACACCGGCGAGGTGCTGCCCTGCGACCCGCGCACCGAGGCCGAGGTGAGCCGCCTCACCGCCCTGCTCGACGTGCTCGTGGCGCAGGTCGACCCCGACCGCCCCTGGGAGCACCCGGACGCCGAGCGCCTCGACGCGACGAGCTTCGAGGCCTGGCTCGCCGACCAGACCGACGACGAGCAGGCCCGGGTCCAGGTCGCCCTGTTCGTGGCCGGCGCCATGCTCACCAAGCCCGCGCACGCCTTCTCGGTGCTGCAGGCGCTGCTCATGGCGGCCAGCGCCGGCAGCTTCTCGCACCTGGTGGACCCCGACTTCATCCTCGACCGCCGCGTGGTCGGCGGGCTGCAGCAGGTGCCGCTGCTGCTGGCCGGGCAGCTCGGTGACGACGTGCTGCTGGGCCGGCCGGTCCGCACGCTGCGCTGGTCGGCGGGGGAGGACGGCGACGACGACGGCGGGCGCGTGGTGGCCGAGGCCGAGGGCGTCGTCGTGCGCGCCCGTCGCGCCGTGCTCGCCCTGGCGCCCGTGCTGCTGCCGCGCATCACCTTCGACCCGCCGCTGCCGCGCCGCCAGCAGCAGCTGCACCAGCACCTGTCGATGGGCTTCGTGATCAAGGTGCACGCGGTGTACGAGACGCCGTTCTGGCGCGCCGACGGCCTGTCGGGCACCGCCTTCGGCCCGCACCAGCTGTGCCACGAGGCGTACGACAACACCGGCCACGGTGAGGCCCGCGGAACGCTCGTCGGCTTCGTCTCCGACGCCCGCGCCGACGAGGTCTTCGCGCTGTCCGCCGACGAGCGGCGCGAGCGCGTGCTGGCCTCCCTGGCCGCCTACTACGGCGAGCCGGCGTTGCACCCGGTCGTGTACTACGAGAGCGACTGGGGCTCGGAGGAGTGGACCCGCGGCGCCTACGCCGCCAGCTTCGACCTGGGCGGGCTGGGCCGCTACGGCCCCGACCTGCGCACCCCCGTCGGACCGATCAGCTTCGCGTGCTCCGACCTGGCGGGGCTGGGGTACCAGCACGTCGACG